ATCTTGAATCCTCGGGTCAGTTGGAACCGATGAAAAACCATGATCCATTTGCATACCGAAATCAGCCTGATTCGCCGGCTGGTTGATTTTTTTATCACGGATGTGATTGAAACCTCTGCAAAACGAATATCTGATGATCAGGGCTCTCATGAGATAAACCGGCAATTGATTTGGTTCAGCCGAAAGGTTGATCCGCTTCAGGATGATCTGGATCAGTTTATTGCTCAACAAATCATTGCCAAAGCCTCTGAACAGCGCAGTGATGAACGGGCGGAAGAACAGATTCGAAAATTATTTTCCATTTTTTATCAATATCCCAATCTGTTGCCGCTCTATCGCCTGGAGCACGCCGCGGATACGCAGATGATTCAGCAAATTTACCAGGCAGACCTGTCCAATAAACAAAATCTCATCCGTACGCTGCAATGTTCAATACGGTTCGCCCGGTCTGTGTGCGATTACGTTGCGGGAATGACGGACCAGTATGCGGAAAATATAGTGCAGAAACTGAATACCTGTTCAACATCCAGGCTGGTCCGTATAAACGGAAATGAACTGGGGGCGGAAATTTGATGCCGTTATCACTGGAATTAAAAAATGTTTCGTTCCGATATGAAGACTGGAGCGAAACGGATGTCTGGGTGTTGAACAAAATCAATCTTTTGTTCGGCGCCAACGAGTGTACCGCCCTGGTCGGTCCCAGCGGCGCCGGCAAAACCACATTGGTCCAGCATTTCACCGGATTGCTCAAGCCTTCCGGCGGGCAGGTATTGTTTGAAAACAAGGATATCTGGAATAAATCGTTTTCGCGTTCCCGATTGTTCAAAGAGATCGGTCTGGTTTTTCAGTTCCCGGAAAGCCAGCTGTTCGAGGAAACGGTTCGTGATGATGTCGCCTATGGTCCGAAAAATTTACAGCTGGACGATGAAACGATAAATCATCGGGTATACGAATCTCTTGAAATGCTCGGTATTGATCCAAAGACGTTTGCCGAACGTTCACCGTTTCAGCTCAGTGAAGGTGAAAAACGTCGGGTGGCCATTGCCGGCATTCTGGCGATGCAGCCGCAAATGATCGTGTTCGATGAACCCACTGCCGGACTGGATCCTGCAGGCGTGCGTCAGTTCGTCTCATTGATTCAAACCCTCATTGCCTCGGGAAAATCCATTGTGATTATCAGTCACAATATGGATTTTGTGGCTCAGGTAGCGGATCGGGTGATTGTTTTGAAATCCGGCAGTGTTCTGTTTGACGGAACCTGTCCCGATTTATTTGATGACGATCATCTGCTGAAAACAGCTGATCTGGAGCGTCCCGGCATTCAAACGGCTGTTCTTGAATTGGGGATTCAATTACCGGTTAAACTCTCTTCTGTTTTGACGCTTCAGGATCTCGAACAGCTTTTATCCCGACTTTGATCCTTTTGCGGTCTGTTTTGCAGCATCCTGTGTGTTCTTTACTTGATTGTTATGTAAAATATAAATAGTTTAGTCCCTGTTTGTAGCGGGATTGTTGTGGGATATGTTGTTTCTATGTTTTTCGGCAAACTCGGCGCCCTGCTTGAAACCTTTCCGGTTCCGCTGACGGGCGGTATTATGGTGCTGTTATTTGGCGTGATCGCCGGCGCGGGAATTAATTTTCTGGTTAAGAAAAGCTGATTTGACGAATGACAGAAATCTGGTGATCGTGGCCGTTATTCTGGTGTTCGGTCTGGGTGATATGGCGCTCGGCCTTGGAGAGTTTCAGCTGGCCGGTATCGGACTGGCCGATGTTGTCGGTGTATTGTTGAATAGGATTATCCCTGTAAACAAAAAATGAAAGGATATCGAGTGAAAAAAAGCGTTTTTCTTGCGTTGTCTTTGATGGTCGTATCCGGGTATTCCCAGATGCTGCAGGTGCATTATGACATGGGCGAGGATCGCGAGTACGTGACCACTACCCTGGAAATGTTCAAGCCCGATGCATTGGGTGCTACCTTTTGGTTTGTAGATATGGATTATAATTCCGCGGATCAAAACAAATCCAATTCTCTCGCGTATTGGGAAATTGCCCGCTATTTCACAACACCGTTTTTGAATGAAAAGCTGTCAGCAACCATCCAGTACAATGACGGCACTGCCACCTGGGGTCCGCTGCACCAGGTGTGGCTCGGTGGTATCAGTTATCCGCTTGATCTGGGATGTATTACGTTACATACGGATCTGCTGTATCGTCATATGGACGTATCGGATTCTCCGGACTGGCAGCTGACATTTGTGTGGTTTAAACCGCTCTTGCAGAGCAAGGTTCATTTCACTGGATTTTTTGATCTCTGGACACAAGATATTCCTCAAGAAAATATGGACGAGAAATTTATTGTTATGGCCGAGCCGCAACTCTGGTATGTGCTGAACAAAACATTTTCGGTCGGTACCGAAGTTGAAATCAGCTATAACTATTTACCTCAGTATGATGAATGGAAAGTCATGCCCACTGTCGCTGTTAAATGGAACTTTTAACGGAGGAACATTATGGAATCATTGTTCAAGCTGAAACAAAATCAGAGCACGGTGAAAACCGAGGTCCTCGCCGGGATTGCCACATTCCTGGCAACCATGTATATTATTGTGGTGAATCCGGGTATTATCCAGAATACCGGCATGTCGTTCAGCGGCGTTCTGGCGGCTACCGTGCTTGTCAGTGCGTTCAGCAGTATTGCCATGGGTATTTATGCGAATAATCCCATTGTATTGGCCCCGGGAATGGGCCTGAATGCCTTCTTTACCTACTCTGTGGTCATCGGTATGGGGGTCAAATGGGAAGTGGCGCTGGGCGCTGTGTTCTGGTCCGGTGTAATTTTTTTAATTTTGTCTGTACTCAATGTCCGAACCGCAATCGTCAAAGCCATACCCCGGCAGTTGCGTTACGCCATTGCCTGTGGAATCGGTTTGTTTATCACCATGATCGGATTTATGAATGCCGGATTTATTACCGCCAGTGAAGCCACTATCGTCACCATGGGCGGTTTGAATTTATCGACTATTACCTTTCTCGTTGGACTCGCGATAACCGCCATTCTGGTGGTCAAACGGGTTCCCGGCGCCCTGATTCTGGGAATTGCCATTACCACCGTCGTGTCCATTCCGCTGGGCCGTCTGTATGGCGATCAGGCCGTGGTCAACTGGCAGGGATTGCTGGCCGCACCCGATTTTGGCGTGTTTTTGAAACTGGATTTCTTCGGATCTTCGTAAATTTGCGCTGTGGCCGGTCATTTTTTCGTTTCTGTTCACCGATATGTTTGACAGTCTGTCCACGTTCATCGGTGTGTCCGAAGCGGCGGAGCTGACCGATGAAGAAGGCGAACCGCGAGCGATCAAACAGTCCCTCATCGTTGATGGTATGTCAACCACAATATCCGGATTGTTCGGGACAAGCTCAGGCACGGCCTATATTGAATCCGCAGCCGGCATCGAGCAGGGCGGCCGGACCGGTCTAACCGCAGTTGTGGCGGGATTGCTGTTCCTGCCGTTCATGTTTTTCTCACCGTTGCTGTCCATTATTCCGGCTATTGCCACGGCGCCGGCTCTGGTGCTGGTGGGTGTGTTTATGATGAAACCTGTAAAGAAAATCAATTGGGATCAGTTTGATGACGCCATCCCTGCGTTTCTGGGTATGTTCCTGATACCATTGACCTATTCCATCACTCAGGGTATTATTTGGGGGTTTTTGAGTTTTACCCTGATCAAATTGTTAACCGGCAAGGCCAATGAAATCAAACCCATGCTCTATGTGATCGATGTGTTTGCCATACTGGCGCTCATTGTCTGAGTGAAAGATATTGAACGGTTGTTTCCAAGGGGGGAACTTGATTTGTGCGGACAGAAAACCGGGAACTCTGTGAAGCGTTAACTTGTTTGATAACCCAAAAGATATATTACCTGATTTTTCGCTTTACAAAGGTCCCGGTCTGCCGATTTTTAACCACGCCCGGCATGCTGTGCAGCATGCCATGCATACTGATATAGATACCCGGATCAATGATCTGGGAGGCATACAGAGCTTCGGTGAAATTCTGCAGAGCATCCGAGTTTTCAAACCCGAACGGCGTCATGGCGCCTGTGAACACAACAGGCGCGGGAACGGGATCCAGTACATTGTACATATACTCGGCTGTCAGTTCCATGGTATCGGTACCGTGCAGAATGACGATAGGTTTCTGTTCTTTCAATAATTGTTGCGTGGTCTGAGTGATTTGTTCGCGGTCCTCATCAGTCATATCCAGCGAATCTTTGTAAAAGAGATCGTGATGCGTAATAGAGGTATAGGGCAGACGCAGCCGTTTCAGCATTTTTTTGAGCTGAGACCCGCGATTGGACAGGCTGCCATCCATTTCATTATATGTTTTTTCGATGGTGCCGCCGGTTGTAATGACAATAATATCGGATTTTTTCATAATCATCCTGTATTCAGATATTTGTGCTTTGTTGTAAAAATAGTTACATTGCTTTCAATAAGCGGTCAACAGAAAAGATACTATTTTTAATACATTTTATCCAGTTTAATTTAAGAGGCGAGCTTTGAAGATACATGTCTTGATTCGGATTTATTTCTTTTTATTCTTCATGTCTGTTTTTACCGGATTTGCAGAGACCGAGATTAACGTCATTCAGGAGAGGATTGATCAATCCGGCGCACAATGGACGGCAGAACCCAATTGGGTGACCCGGCTGCCGCAGCGGGAGAGGCAACAATTGTGCGGTACCGTCATGGGGGTGCATGATCCGCTGGCGGAAAAGGTTGAACTGGAGACGCTGGAATTGCCGTCCTCTTTTGACTGGCGGCAGCATGCCGGGAACTGGGTGAGTGATGTCAAAAATCAGCTGCAATGCGGCAGCTGCTGGGCGTTTTCAGCCGCTGCACAGGTGGAATCCTGGTGGATGATCAAAGAAAAAGATAACAGTCACAATCTGGACCTTTCAGAACAATTTTTGTTGTCCTGCAGCGGCAGCGGTTCCTGCGAAGGCGGTTCACTGGAAGGGGTGTTGTCTTTTATGGCCATGGATGGTGTCCCCTCCGAAACGTGTTTTCCTTATACCGGTGATGACATTGTTTCCTGTGACCAGGCATGCCCGGACTGGCAGACGGAAGCTATAACTATTCCCGGCTGGGGCTATGTGACCCAGGCGGAACCGGTGGTTGAAAATATAACAGGCTGTTTATCGGCACCCGGTGTCTGCCTCTTATATGGTCTATGATGATTTTTACGCCTATTCGGAGGCGTTTACGAGCACGTCTGGGGAGAATCCAACGGCGGTCATGCGATTCTTATTGTCGGCTGGAACGATGAAGAACAGTCCTGGATTTGTAAAAACAGCTGGGGACCGACCTGGGGAGAAAATGGCTATTTCCGGATAAAATGGGGTGACAGCGATATCGGATCTTTTGTGCCGTTTGTCTATGACCAACTCGTGAGTTCGGCTCTTGCCCTGCACACCGGTTCGTTGTCCTTTTCAGTACCGGCAGGGGAAACAGTGGAAGATACATTGATACTTGTCAATCAATCCAGTGAGAGGGTGAGTTATGCCTGTATTGATGAACAAATTCCGCTTGCCTGGCAGATGAATTCGTTTAACGCATTTGACAACAGCAGCTGGTGGTGCGGGGATACCGAGGTGGGTGGATATGATAATCGTCGGCTGCAGTACCTGGATACACCGGTGCTGGATTTGTCAGAAACCGAATCCCCGCAACTCTCTTTTATGACATTTTGGGCGATCGAGTATCCTCAGGGCGCCAAATACCCGTATGACGGTTGGGACGGCAGCAATGTGTGGATATCTGTTGACAGCGGACGAACCTTTCATGTGATCAATCCTCTGTACCCGGATTATTCTTCTCAGAGTCTATGGAGTTTTGGTGAAGCGGTCCAGGGGTGGAATATGGGGTATTGATATACCCGGCTGGACCGGGAAAAGCGGGGGGTGGGTTCCGGCGCTTTTTGATCTCCGTCCTTTTATTTCGGACAAGGTAATTCTCCGGTTTGCGTTTGCGTCGGATATGGGATTTTGCACCCGTGACGATCCCGGGATGAACGGATTTTTCATCGACGAAATCACGGTATCCGACAATGAGAATGTGCTGTTTTACAACAGTGCGGATGAAATGGATGGTATGACAATCACCGGTGACGGATCAGAAAAAGCACGGTGGATTCTGGATGCGTCAGGGCGCCGGTGACTTGCTGGCAGGCCAGACCTTGCCTGTTCCGGTCGTCGTGAATACAGCCGGACTGAAGCCGGGCCGATATCGTGCTAAAATATCTGTTACCTCCAATGATACCAGTCAATCTGAAATAAAGGTTCCTGTCAGTCTGAACGTCAGCGCGCGTCAACAGGATGCATCTGCGCATATACAGAAAAGTGACAGCGTCTGGCTGATGACCAGTCAGCAGAATATACAGGGTTGGGTGGAGAATGTCGGTTTTGAACCGGTCTCTTCTGTGATGGCCGAATGTGCTGTTTTATTAAATTCGGTTCAAACAAGTGCAGATACGGTGACGGTAACCAATCTGGCTGCGGGTGAACGCCGGCCTGTGGAATTTGAACTCCCGGCTCCTGCGGACAGCGGCGTGGTGCTTTGTGTGATGCAGAGTCATCTCGTAGGCGATCAAAATCTGACCAATAATGCAGACACCACAGTGATTGCACTTTCAGATAGGGTCAGTGATTTTGATACTATTGAGTCCCACTGGTCTGTAACAGGCAGCTGGAAGCGGGAATACAAATCTATTGATGGTTCTGTAGAAGCCGTGATGACTATAACCAGCAATGCGCAGTCTCAAACCGGTCCGGCTGTATTGCGTTTCAAATCCCCGCTGAATTTACAAGCTTTGAATTCACTTTTGCTCAATATTAAAGCCTCCTGGTGGCAGTCCACTGAGGAACCGGTGTGCTATATTGATGTCAGTTCGGATACGCTTCATTGGATTACCATCGACTCTCTGGTCGGTTCCACGGACGGATATTCGACGTATTCCACTGACTTGGGTCGCCTGCAGGAAAAAAAGATCTGGTTTCAGCTTCGATACAATCACAATACCCTGGACAATCTGAGAGGGATTTCATTGAACCGGCTCACCCTGACTCTGCAGTATCAGGTGAAAGTGTCAGCACCGGAAACGGTACAGCCGGATCATATTGTCTTGTATCCGAATACACCGAATCCGTTTAATCCGGTCACCACTATTACGTTTTCACTGCCGGCAGACGCTCAGGTGACCCTGGATGTGTTCAATCTGAACGGGCAGCGGGTGGCCAATCTTTTGAACCAAAGATGCCCGTCCGGGTTGTCCCGTGTTCAGTGGAATGCCGAACATTTTTCTTCCGGTCTGTATTTTTACAGCCTGCAGGTCCAGTCGGCAGCCGGACAATGGGTCAAAGTCGGCAAAATGAATCTGGTGCGCTGAGGTTTTTGATGAAAAACATCTTGATTTTTACTCAATTTCCGCGTATTTTATTTAGTTTGACTCTTTAGCAAATTCATTGGTTTGAAACCTATAGATACGAGGATGATTTTATGGCTATTATGAACCGGATGCGTCAGAACACAAAAATTATATTAATGATTCTGGTTTTTGCGTTTATTCTGACCATTATTTTCAGCTGGGGAATGGGAGGTTTTGAAGGTCGCCGGCAAAAAGGTGTTATTGCCGAGGTAAACGGCGACGAAATCTCTGCAAAAGAATACTATGACGCCTATCAGCAACAGGTTGAACAGTTTCGGCAGACAGCAGCAGGGCGCTGAACCCGAAGGCCGGATGCTGGAGCAGATTCAGAATCAGGTATATGAAGGGCTCGTTCAGCAGCGGCTGCTGAGGGATGTGATTGAAAAAATGGGAATTGAAGTGACAAATGAAGAGATTGGTGAAGAATTGTGGACCAATCCGCCGCAGTTTCTGCGGCAAAATCCCAATTTTCAGGATTCAACCGGACAATTCAGCATACAGATTTACCAGGCCGCTTTGCAGGAGCCTTCGGCGGACCGGTTTTGGAACAGTGTGATCATGTATCTGAAAAATTCTCTTCCTGTGCAAAAGTTTGCTGATCTGATGGAAGCTTCCTCCGTGGTGGTAACGGATAAAGACCTGAAACTGGAATATAAAATGAACAACCTAAAAGCCACAGTTGATTATATTTTTTACAACGCGTTTTCATTTACTGATGAAATTCAAGAGCCCACAGAAGAAGAGATCAAGACGTATTATAAAGAACATCAGGATGATTTTGAGGTAGAGGAAAAACGTGTTCTCAATTATGTAAAGATGGACATCCAACCGACTCCCTCGGATTCTGCTGCGGTTTACCAGGATGCCAAAGACTTGATTCAGGATATTGAACAGGGACGCGATTTGCAGAAATGGCGGAAATTTACTCCGAAGACCCCGGGTCCGCTCAAAATGGCGGTGATCTGGGCTATTTCACCCGCTCGCAGATGGTGGCGCCGTTTTCTGATGCTGCATTCAAAGCGTCTGAAGGACAGGTCGTGGGGCCGGTAGAGTCACGCTTTGGATTGCATATTATCAAAGTAGAAGATAAACGTATTCAGGATGGTGAAAGACAAGTCAAGGCCCGGCATATTTTGTTGAAATTTGAAGCCTCTTCGACCACACGCGATGACATGCGCGAAATCATGACCTATGTGTCCGAGGCGGCTCAGGAAGACAGTTTGAGCACGGTTGCGACGGGCAGCTGCTGGTCCGCGGAAACCACACCGCCCTTTACCCGAGACGGCAGTATTCCGGGGATCGGCATTGAAACCAGCATTAATCGTTTTGCGTTTCAGTCGGAGGTCGGCCAGGTGAGTGAATTGATTACCACTCAGGATGCGTTTTATGTACTGGAACTTGCAAAAGTTCAGAACGCACATATACAGCTGCTGGACAACGTAAGGACAAGAATTGTCAATTCGTTGAAAGCCGAAAAACGCATGCAGGCCGCCCGCGAGCATTGTGAAGCAGGGTATGAGCAGTTAAAGCAGGGCGCTTCGTTTGATCAGGTTGCGGCTATGGACAGTCTGAAGGTCAATCAGACCAAACCCTTTACCCTGAGCGGCACCATTCCCGGCGTCGGACGTGAGCCCCGGTTTGCTGGAACCGCATTCGCTCTTGAAGAAGGTGATTTCTCGGAACCGGTTAAAGGCTCGCGCGGATATTATCTGCTGCAGTTGATTGAAAAGGACGAATTTGATGAAAAGGCATTCAATGCCCGGAAAGAAGAACTGGCCACCCGAATCGCTCGGCAGCGCCGCAATCAAATATTCGCAGAATGGTACGAAAATATCAAAGAGCGTGCGACTATTAAAGATTACAGAGATGAAATCATGTAATACTCTTTTGTTTGATTCGAACCCCGGACATCGGTTTAACCCCGGTCTCCGGGGTTTTTTGTTTTAGAGCGCAGCATCCGCGATGCCGTCGTGCAGGGACATCGGGCCCGACATACGGAGGGTGATATATGAGGTTGTCTTGAAAAAAATTAGTCCGGGTTCATCCACAGCAATAGCATCATTGATGACGCTTGTTCTTTTCCCTCCTTTTCCAAGGAGGGACGCTTTGTCAGAAACGGACGCAGTCCGGAATCTGACAAAGCCGGGTGGTCTGTGCAGCGTATCGCCTGCAGGTGGGTCGCCGCCGGCAAACGACGTGCCCGGAATACGCGTTTCCTGCCCAGACGGATGCTTTGGTTTCTGAGCTGCCGGAGTACCTTTGCCCACTGGTGGACTGTGTTCGTCCCTTGGCAATTTTATTCGGATCGGTTGCGCGTGGCGGCGCAGCTGTCACTTGCCCGCAGACCGCCCCGGCATCAACACCGGGGCTCAGAAACGAAAGAGGGCCAGGGCCCCCTGACCCGGTATCGCATCCTGATTCCATCGTTCCGCCTGTCGCTTGCTGAATGCAGTCCGGACACCCGGTTTTTCAAGATCATTCGACTTTGCTTTTCCTTGTATTTACCTGAAATATCATTAAATTACGTTATGTTTATCATGAAAAGGAGGGTAAAATGGCAAAAATTGCTATCGTTGAAAAACCGCCAAGAGAAAAGCTGGGAGACGAAGGCTAAGTCTCATTTGCTTGATGAATGCAAGTAAAGAAGAACAAAAACAAGAGATGCTGACGTTTGTTGAGAAAAAATTTGAGCATCGCTTGACCGAAGAAATCGGCAACGTCAATGAGCGCATGACAGCGGAATTATCCAAGGTTAATGAGCGCATCACTTCAGAAAACAGCAAAACCCGCCCCGACCTCATCAAATGGATGTTCATTTTCTGGATCGGTCAGGTGGGGGCATTATTGGGGATTTTGTTTGCGTTTTTCAAATAAATTTGTTTGTAAATGGCCAACAACGTGTAAAATGTTGTAAAATAAGGTAATAAGGTAGTTGGCACGATGTCTTGCGGCTACTAAGCTTGCAAAGAGAAAAATAAGGTAAATACCCCGGACAGGGTGTAAAAAATGCAAAGCTACAAAATGTCGTGTCCCGTATAAACATCTGCTGCTGTGTGCTGAAATCGTATTATTGAAAGCCTTGTTTCAGCTGTTTTAGCTTGCAGTAATATCGCAAAACCTGTAAAATCAGCACAGCGTACTTCTGCGTATCCACTTGGGGCTAAAGCCCCCCGATAGAGTGTGTTGTGGTGATCTCGTACCCCCCGAGCTAAAGCTCGGGACTATGAAAAATAGCGGCCGGTCAACACCCCGAACAGGAGTACAAGCAATGGTTCGAGTGAAAATCCCCGATTCAGGATCGAGCCGGATCGCGTCGGGGCTGCAGCCCGCTATGTTCTTTGTCGTACAGTATGTGCGAATAAATGCGAGGGGCAGAGGTGTCCGTGAGAATCAATAGCGGAGACCTCGCGAGGTTCAATTATTGTAGAACGCTATAAATTGATAAAACCGCAATGTTGTAAAAAATTGTAATAAAAAGAGGACTGGAATCATTTTACTGGAAATTAATTTGATTTTTCACAAGAAATTCAATATCTTTAATTTTAAACTTTATCTGAAATTATAAATACGTTCCAGAATAATGGGAGCATTATAAATGGCAGAAGTCAAATTAGAAAATCTGATTGAAAAACTGCGCAAAGAGGGCGTTGAGGATGCTCAAAAGCAATCCGACGAAATCATTAAAAAGGCTGAAAAAGAGGCCAAGGAAATCGTCGAAAACGCCCAAAAAAAAGCAGATGAGATTGTTAAAAACGGCCAAAAAGAAGCCGAAAAATTTCAGCAGAACGCAGAACAGTCCATCAAGCAGGCTGCCCGCGACAGCGAGTTGATGCTGAAAGAGATCGAATCACAGAAATGTTTGATGCCCGTGTTCAAACGTGAGGTCTCGGATTCTCTGGATGCGGAATTTCTCAAAGATCTGATCGCAAAAATTATAGAGAAATGGTCGGATCAACCTGAAATTGAAGTGCAGGTGAGTGACGATGACAAGAAAAAGCTGGAAGACCTGCTGTTCAAAAGTTTGAAAAAAGATGTCAAAGAGGGCGTCACACTGAGCACCGGTCGCGATATCTCTGAAGGCTTTCGCATTGGTATGAAGGATGAAAATGTATATTTTGATTTCTCCGATGAAACACTTGCGGACTTTTTAAAGTCTTTTCTCAACGAACGGCTGAATGAAATACTGGATAATTCATAATGGACAAGTATTATTATACAATTGCCCAGCTTCCGATGCTGTTTTTTGACCGGACTCCTGACATTAATTCGGAGATGTTCCTGGAGGAGGCTGGAAAATGGCTCACTCCCCGCGATTACACCGTATTGAGCCAGGCAGGTTACGCAACGATGCAACCCATCAAGCGCGGCCCGGGAGTACTGAAACAATATGTCGAGTTTGAACGCCGTTTCCGTACGGAACTGGTGCAGTGGCGCCGCGCCCAGCGGGAAGGCCAGGATTACAAACCCCGTTCATTTCCCCCGACTTTGGTTAAAGAAGGAAATCCATTGGAAATTGAGCGCAAGATACTGCGCTACCGTTGGGATATGATCACGGAACTGGAGTGGGATCACCATTTCGACCTGGACTTTTTGGTGTTATACTATATTAAACTTCAGATATTGGAACGATTATCCCTGTTCGATAAAGAAAAGGGATTGGAACTTTTTCAAAAAATCAGCAAGGTATCCGTATGAGTCAAATAACTGGATCGATAACAGGTATTAATGGAAATTTGCTCACCGTGGATGTAGACGGCAGTGTCACCCAAAATGAAGTGGCTTATGCGGTGACGGGCGAGCAGCGCCTCAAATCCGAGGTGATCCGAATTCAGGGAAACACCGCATTTATGCAGGTGTTTGAAAATACAAAAGGTTTAAAAGTAGGTGGTACGGTAGAATTCACCGGAGATCTATTATCCGTGCAGCTGGGGCCGGGCTTGATCGGCAGTATCTATGATGGTCTGCAGAATCCACTGTTTGGGTTGGCGGAAAAGCACGGTTTTTTTCTGCCCCAGGGTGATATTCTGGATGCATTGGGCGCTGATACCAAATGGAAATTCACGCCCATTGCCAAAAAAGGCGACAAGCTGCTGCGTGGCAGCCGTCTGGGCAAAGTCCCGGAAACTCAATTCGATCATTTTATCATGGTGCCGTTTGATGCCCAGGGCGAGTGGACGGTCGAGTCCATAGCCAAAGAGGGTGACTATACCATCGAAGACAACATTGCCACATTGAAAAATGAGCGCGGCAACACACTTGAATGCCGTTTGCAGTTCGAGTGGCCGGTCAAATTGCCGATCGACGCGTATAAAACCAAGGTCCTGCCGACCGAACCGCTGACCACCAAGGTCAGAATTATTGATACATTCTTCCCGATTGCCAAAGGCGGCACCTATTGTATCCCGGGTCCGTTCGGCGCCGGAAAAACCGTGCTGCAGCAGATCACCAGCCGTTACGCGGATGTTGACATTGTGATTATTGCCGCCTGTGGTGAACGTGCCGGCGAAATTGTGGAAACCATGCCGCGAATTCCCGGAATT
This genomic window from candidate division KSB1 bacterium contains:
- a CDS encoding ATP-binding cassette domain-containing protein; the protein is MPLSLELKNVSFRYEDWSETDVWVLNKINLLFGANECTALVGPSGAGKTTLVQHFTGLLKPSGGQVLFENKDIWNKSFSRSRLFKEIGLVFQFPESQLFEETVRDDVAYGPKNLQLDDETINHRVYESLEMLGIDPKTFAERSPFQLSEGEKRRVAIAGILAMQPQMIVFDEPTAGLDPAGVRQFVSLIQTLIASGKSIVIISHNMDFVAQVADRVIVLKSGSVLFDGTCPDLFDDDHLLKTADLERPGIQTAVLELGIQLPVKLSSVLTLQDLEQLLSRL
- a CDS encoding DUF5020 family protein gives rise to the protein MKKSVFLALSLMVVSGYSQMLQVHYDMGEDREYVTTTLEMFKPDALGATFWFVDMDYNSADQNKSNSLAYWEIARYFTTPFLNEKLSATIQYNDGTATWGPLHQVWLGGISYPLDLGCITLHTDLLYRHMDVSDSPDWQLTFVWFKPLLQSKVHFTGFFDLWTQDIPQENMDEKFIVMAEPQLWYVLNKTFSVGTEVEISYNYLPQYDEWKVMPTVAVKWNF
- a CDS encoding NCS2 family permease, whose protein sequence is MESLFKLKQNQSTVKTEVLAGIATFLATMYIIVVNPGIIQNTGMSFSGVLAATVLVSAFSSIAMGIYANNPIVLAPGMGLNAFFTYSVVIGMGVKWEVALGAVFWSGVIFLILSVLNVRTAIVKAIPRQLRYAIACGIGLFITMIGFMNAGFITASEATIVTMGGLNLSTITFLVGLAITAILVVKRVPGALILGIAITTVVSIPLGRLYGDQAVVNWQGLLAAPDFGVFLKLDFFGSS
- a CDS encoding NCS2 family permease — encoded protein: MFDSLSTFIGVSEAAELTDEEGEPRAIKQSLIVDGMSTTISGLFGTSSGTAYIESAAGIEQGGRTGLTAVVAGLLFLPFMFFSPLLSIIPAIATAPALVLVGVFMMKPVKKINWDQFDDAIPAFLGMFLIPLTYSITQGIIWGFLSFTLIKLLTGKANEIKPMLYVIDVFAILALIV
- a CDS encoding asparaginase domain-containing protein, translating into MKKSDIIVITTGGTIEKTYNEMDGSLSNRGSQLKKMLKRLRLPYTSITHHDLFYKDSLDMTDEDREQITQTTQQLLKEQKPIVILHGTDTMELTAEYMYNVLDPVPAPVVFTGAMTPFGFENSDALQNFTEALYASQIIDPGIYISMHGMLHSMPGVVKNRQTGTFVKRKIR
- a CDS encoding immune inhibitor A, with translation MKRSRGGIWGIDIPGWTGKSGGWVPALFDLRPFISDKVILRFAFASDMGFCTRDDPGMNGFFIDEITVSDNENVLFYNSADEMDGMTITGDGSEKARWILDASGRR
- a CDS encoding T9SS type A sorting domain-containing protein; the encoded protein is MRQGAGDLLAGQTLPVPVVVNTAGLKPGRYRAKISVTSNDTSQSEIKVPVSLNVSARQQDASAHIQKSDSVWLMTSQQNIQGWVENVGFEPVSSVMAECAVLLNSVQTSADTVTVTNLAAGERRPVEFELPAPADSGVVLCVMQSHLVGDQNLTNNADTTVIALSDRVSDFDTIESHWSVTGSWKREYKSIDGSVEAVMTITSNAQSQTGPAVLRFKSPLNLQALNSLLLNIKASWWQSTEEPVCYIDVSSDTLHWITIDSLVGSTDGYSTYSTDLGRLQEKKIWFQLRYNHNTLDNLRGISLNRLTLTLQYQVKVSAPETVQPDHIVLYPNTPNPFNPVTTITFSLPADAQVTLDVFNLNGQRVANLLNQRCPSGLSRVQWNAEHFSSGLYFYSLQVQSAAGQWVKVGKMNLVR
- a CDS encoding SurA N-terminal domain-containing protein; its protein translation is MAIMNRMRQNTKIILMILVFAFILTIIFSWGMGGFEGRRQKGVIAEVNGDEISAKEYYDAYQQQVEQFRQTAAGR
- a CDS encoding peptidylprolyl isomerase, with product MAEIYSEDPGSAQNGGDLGYFTRSQMVAPFSDAAFKASEGQVVGPVESRFGLHIIKVEDKRIQDGERQVKARHILLKFEASSTTRDDMREIMTYVSEAAQEDSLSTVATGSCWSAETTPPFTRDGSIPGIGIETSINRFAFQSEVGQVSELITTQDAFYVLELAKVQNAHIQLLDNVRTRIVNSLKAEKRMQAAREHCEAGYEQLKQGASFDQVAAMDSLKVNQTKPFTLSGTIPGVGREPRFAGTAFALEEGDFSEPVKGSRGYYLLQLIEKDEFDEKAFNARKEELATRIARQRRNQIFAEWYENIKERATIKDYRDEIM
- a CDS encoding DUF2764 family protein, with product MDKYYYTIAQLPMLFFDRTPDINSEMFLEEAGKWLTPRDYTVLSQAGYATMQPIKRGPGVLKQYVEFERRFRTELVQWRRAQREGQDYKPRSFPPTLVKEGNPLEIERKILRYRWDMITELEWDHHFDLDFLVLYYIKLQILERLSLFDKEKGLELFQKISKVSV